A genome region from Macrotis lagotis isolate mMagLag1 chromosome 4, bilby.v1.9.chrom.fasta, whole genome shotgun sequence includes the following:
- the CIDEB gene encoding lipid transferase CIDEB → MEYTKAKDYISALNPTSILRSVSSVGSEFGRRVWASAPPPQRPFRVCDHKRATRKGLTAATRQELLDKALETLLLSGVLTLVLEEDGTSVDNEEFFQMLEDDTSLMVLESGQNWSPIKSGVLSYGLGREKPKHSKDIASITFDVYKQNPRDLFGSLNVKATFYGLYSMSCDFQGLGPKKVLRELLRWTSTLLHGLGNMLLGVASTLRHILEGAEQWQHQRRLHTY, encoded by the exons ATGGAATACACCAAGGCCAAGGACTATATCTCAGCCTTGAATCCCACTTCTATTCTCAG GTCAGTATCCAGTGTGGGTTCTGAGTTTGGTCGCCGAGTCTGGGCTTCAGCTCCCCCACCCCAGCGTCCCTTCCGTGTTTGTGACCATAAAAGGGCCACTCGAAAAGGTCTAACAGCTGCCACTCGCCAAGAACTGTTAGACAAA GCTCTGGAGACCTTACTACTGAGTGGTGTACTAACACTGGTGTTAGAGGAAGATGGAACAAGTGTAGACAATGAAGAATTCTTCCAGATGCTGGAGGATGATACAAGCCTGATGGTCCTGGAGTCCGGACAGAACTGGAGCCCTATCAAA AGCGGGGTACTCTCATACGGTCTGGGCCGGGAGAAGCCAAAGCACAGCAAGGACATTGCCAGTATCACATTTGACGTGTATAAGCAGAACCCTCGGGACCTCTTTGGTAGCCTCAATGTCAAGGCCACATTCTATGGGCTCTACTCCATGAGCTGCGATTTTCAAGGACTTGGTCCCAAGAAGGTGCTCAG AGAGCTCCTGCGGTGGACGTCCACACTCCTGCACGGCTTGGGAAACATGCTACTGGGTGTTGCATCCACCCTTCGCCACATACTGGAAGGTGCAGAGCAGTGGCAACATCAACGCCGGCTCCATACCTATTAA
- the LTB4R gene encoding leukotriene B4 receptor 1, with protein MATNNTTNVTDLSTFMFIRSFSIILLSLALALGLPGNSFVVWSILTQMRHRSVTALLVLNLALADLAVLLTAPFFLHFLARGNWSFGLIGCRLSFYICGVSMYASVLLITAMSLDRSLAVARPFISQKFRTKSIAWRVLVSIWVASVFLAVPVIVYRKVFLGKFGKDICETYYSAPNQIAFHLLFESITGFVLPFVVIVSSYSDIGRRLRATRFRRNRRTGRLVVLIILTFTVFWLPYHAVNLGEAARALRGYKIGQDKAGKQLYLARKVVIALAFLSSSLNPILYACAGGGLLRSAGVGFVAKLLEGTASDICSTRRGTQVQTPLNNPNNPLEPSPTEDLTLSTNPTDRTTE; from the coding sequence ATGGCCACCAACAACACAACCAATGTAACAGATTTGTCCACCTTCATGTTCATCCGGTCCTTTTCCATCATACTGCTCTCCCTGGCCCTGGCGTTGGGACTTCCAGGAAACAGCTTTGTGGTGTGGAGTATCCTTACCCAAATGCGACATCGCTCTGTCACTGCCCTTTTGGTCCTGAACCTGGCCTTGGCTGATCTAGCTGTGCTGCTTACTGCGCCTTTCTTCCTCCACTTCCTCGCCCGTGGTAATTGGTCCTTTGGTCTGATTGGTTGCCGTCTGTCCTTCTACATCTGTGGAGTCAGCATGTATGCCAGCGTATTACTCATCACAGCCATGAGCCTTGATCGTTCCCTGGCTGTGGCTCGCCCTTTCATTTCTCAGAAATTTCGAACCAAGTCAATCGCCTGGAGAGTCTTGGTGAGCATCTGGGTGGCTTCTGTTTTCTTGGCAGTGCCTGTTATTGTGTACCGGAAAGTGTTTCTTGGGAAGTTTGGCAAAGACATCTGTGAAACATACTACTCTGCCCCAAACCAAATAGCCTTCCACTTGCTATTTGAATCCATCACTGGCTTTGTGCTACCCTTCGTGGTAATTGTGAGCAGCTACTCAGACATTGGGCGGCGGTTGCGGGCCACTAGATTCCGCCGGAATCGCCGCACTGGACGTTTGGTGGTGTTGATCATTTTGACCTTTACTGTCTTCTGGTTGCCTTATCATGCTGTGAACCTGGGAGAAGCTGCCAGGGCCCTTAGAGGGTATAAAATAGGGCAGGATAAAGCAGGGAAGCAGCTGTATTTAGCTCGAAAAGTTGTTATTGCCCTAGCCTTCCTGAGTAGCAGCCTGAACCCTATACTGTATGCCTGTGCTGGTGGTGGGCTACTCCGCTCAGCTGGTGTAGGTTTTGTAGCTAAGCTGCTTGAGGGCACCGCCTCTGATATCTGTAGCACCCGGAGGGGCACCCAGGTTCAAACACCCCTGAACAATCCCAACAATCCTCTGGAACCCAGCCCAACAGAAGACCTCACTCTCTCCACCAATCCTACTGACAGAACTACTGAGTGA
- the LTB4R2 gene encoding leukotriene B4 receptor 2, producing the protein METPCFQLPGNETLLSSPASRATGTVFLLLAALLGLPGNGFVVWSLVGWRPARGRPLAATLVLHLALADGAVLLLTPLFVAFLAGQAWPLGPAGCKAVYYVCSVSMYASVLLTALLSLQRCLAVTRPFLAPTLRSPTLARYLLLGLWLTALLLAVPAPIYRHLWRGRVCQLCHSSHSEAATHLLLETLTAFVLPFGLVLGCYGITLARLRSGRWGTGRQGVRAGRLVSAIVLAFGLLWAPYHAVNLLQAAAALGHFHGPLARLGRACQAARAGATALAFFSSSVNPILYVFAAGDLLPRAGPRFLTRLFEGSGEARGRSHEGTMELRSTRRLGGAGQGRGNGDPGGGEQGDSSDCKG; encoded by the coding sequence ATGGAGACTCCCTGCTTCCAGCTCCCGGGCAATGAGACTCTTTTGAGCTCCCCGGCCTCGCGGGCCACGGGCACGGTGTTCTTGCTGCTGGCCGCTCTCCTGGGGCTGCCCGGCAACGGCTTCGTGGTGTGGAGCCTGGTGGGCTGGAGGCCAGCGCGGGGAAGGCCCCTGGCGGCCACCCTGGTCCTGCACTTGGCCTTGGCCGACGGCGCGGTCCTGCTGCTCACCCCACTCTTCGTGGCTTTCCTGGCTGGCCAGGCTTGGCCCCTGGGCCCCGCGGGCTGCAAGGCCGTGTACTACGTGTGTTCGGTCAGCATGTACGCCAGCGTCCTGCTCACCGCCCTGCTCAGCCTGCAGCGCTGCCTGGCCGTCACCCGACCCTTCCTGGCTCCCACCCTGCGCAGCCCGACGTTGGCCCGATACCTGCTGCTCGGGCTCTGGCTCACGGCCCTGCTCCTGGCGGTGCCCGCGCCCATCTACCGACACCTGTGGCGGGGACGCGTGTGCCAGCTGTGCCACTCTTCACACAGCGAGGCCGCCACCCACCTGCTCCTGGAAACCCTGACGGCCTTCGTGCTGCCCTTCGGCTTGGTCCTGGGCTGCTACGGAATCACCCTGGCCCGGCTGCGGAGCGGGCGCTGGGGGACCGGGAGGCAGGGCGTGCGCGCGGGCCGGCTGGTGAGCGCCATCGTGCTAGCTTTCGGCTTGCTCTGGGCTCCCTACCACGCCGTCAACTTGCTGCAAGCCGCAGCCGCCCTGGGCCACTTCCATGGGCCCCTGGCGAGGCTCGGAAGGGCGTGCCAGGCAGCCAGGGCCGGGGCCACGGCCTTGGCTTTCTTCAGCTCCAGTGTCAACCCCATCCTCTACGTCTTTGCTGCTGGGGACCTTCTGCCCCGAGCCGGGCCCCGCTTCCTCACCCGACTCTTTGAAGGCTCCGGGGAGGCACGAGGTCGCTCCCACGAGGGTACCATGGAGCTACGATCTACCAGGCGCCTGGGAGGGGCCGGGCAGGGACGAGGGAATGGGGATCCGGGTGGAGGAGAGCAGGGGGACAGTTCAGACTGTAAAGGTTGA